Proteins encoded within one genomic window of Numenius arquata chromosome 12, bNumArq3.hap1.1, whole genome shotgun sequence:
- the DUSP15 gene encoding dual specificity protein phosphatase 15 isoform X1 — MGNGMSQILPGLYLGNFIDAKDLEQLSRNKITHIVSIHESPQPLLQDITYLRIPLPDTPEANIKRHFKECISFIHQCRLHGGNCLVHCLAGISRSTTVVVAYVMVVTELSYQEVLDAVRTIRPVANPNPGFRQQLAEFNGGAARKVRRHLKQRYGASPFNDEEEIKALLPAGRGGPSRTEGALQGLVPRARDIRTTTPFLLRVKRTFSCIPTCLK, encoded by the exons ATGGGAAACGGCATGAGCCAG ATCCTCCCCGGCCTCTACCTTGGGAACTTCATCG ACGCCAAAGACCTAGAGCAGCTAAGCCGGAACAAGATCACCCACATCGTTTCGATCCATGAATCTCCCCAGCCCTTGCTGCAG GACATAACCTACCTCCGCATCCCCCTGCCTGACACCCCCGAGGCCAATAT CAAGAGGCACTTCAAGGAATGCATCAGTTTTATCCACCAGTGTCGCCTGCACGGAGGGAACTGCCTCGTCCACTG CCTCGCCGGCATCTCCCGCAGTACCACTGTGGTCGTCGCCTACGTCATGGTCGTCACGGAACTGAGCTACCAGGAGGTGCTGGATGCCGTCCGAACCATCCGGCCCGTTGCCAACCCCAACCCCGGCTTCAGGCAGCAGCTGGCTGAGTTCAATGGCGGTGCAGCCCGCAAG gtcCGCAGGCACCTGAAGCAGAGATATGGGGCATCCCCTTTCAATGACGAGGAAGAAATAAAggccctgctgccagcagggagaggaggaccATCCAGGACAGAGGGAGCTCTGCAAGGACTGGTCCCAAGAGCCAGAGACATCAGGACCACGACTCCCTTCCTGCTGCGGGTGAAGAGGACGTTCTCCTGCATCCCAACTTGTCTGAAGTGA
- the DUSP15 gene encoding dual specificity protein phosphatase 15 isoform X2 gives MARKGDGYEAAWPARDAHCPPSGPVTRITTRDAEALARSRSSPQRAENTQFLCMQLQRGYMQSAANRLSDAKDLEQLSRNKITHIVSIHESPQPLLQDITYLRIPLPDTPEANIKRHFKECISFIHQCRLHGGNCLVHCLAGISRSTTVVVAYVMVVTELSYQEVLDAVRTIRPVANPNPGFRQQLAEFNGGAARKVRRHLKQRYGASPFNDEEEIKALLPAGRGGPSRTEGALQGLVPRARDIRTTTPFLLRVKRTFSCIPTCLK, from the exons ATGGCACGAAAGGGAGATGGATACGAAGCTGCTTGGCCAGCAAGAGACGCACACTGCCCTCCCAGTGGACCAGTGACCAGGATCACAACCAGGGATGCTGAAGCATTAGCGAGAAGCAGGTCATCGCCCCAGAGAGCTGAGAACACCCAATTTCTGTGCATGCAACTGCAGAGAGGATACATGCAAAGTGCTGCCAATCGCCTTTCAG ACGCCAAAGACCTAGAGCAGCTAAGCCGGAACAAGATCACCCACATCGTTTCGATCCATGAATCTCCCCAGCCCTTGCTGCAG GACATAACCTACCTCCGCATCCCCCTGCCTGACACCCCCGAGGCCAATAT CAAGAGGCACTTCAAGGAATGCATCAGTTTTATCCACCAGTGTCGCCTGCACGGAGGGAACTGCCTCGTCCACTG CCTCGCCGGCATCTCCCGCAGTACCACTGTGGTCGTCGCCTACGTCATGGTCGTCACGGAACTGAGCTACCAGGAGGTGCTGGATGCCGTCCGAACCATCCGGCCCGTTGCCAACCCCAACCCCGGCTTCAGGCAGCAGCTGGCTGAGTTCAATGGCGGTGCAGCCCGCAAG gtcCGCAGGCACCTGAAGCAGAGATATGGGGCATCCCCTTTCAATGACGAGGAAGAAATAAAggccctgctgccagcagggagaggaggaccATCCAGGACAGAGGGAGCTCTGCAAGGACTGGTCCCAAGAGCCAGAGACATCAGGACCACGACTCCCTTCCTGCTGCGGGTGAAGAGGACGTTCTCCTGCATCCCAACTTGTCTGAAGTGA
- the TTLL9 gene encoding LOW QUALITY PROTEIN: probable tubulin polyglutamylase TTLL9 (The sequence of the model RefSeq protein was modified relative to this genomic sequence to represent the inferred CDS: inserted 2 bases in 1 codon; deleted 1 base in 1 codon; substituted 1 base at 1 genomic stop codon) — translation MRPGGGGGGVGVPVPRAPPAARRRGCHGDGRGLEGAGPGDQAQAQAPEAAAAQDEQEGDAPITARVAERDVSPLWAFTLSSHGLSQKNCLVKNPKRFRKQFEGEAGKLKCXFIPXTFRMPSEYHLVVEEFRKNPGIIWIQKPYIPLKAWLSRGEFSRFSKTRFTLNSRDDHYVHLTNVALQKTVCDYDPGKITGCKWVIGQLGQPSTAKCGAGSVEVLFVGMDNTSIHSLQSIQKVISSDKHCFELYSYDILIHQDLKPWLLEVNASPSLTASSQEDCKLKCHLLKDTLHIVDRESRLRGKEKHVGGFDLIGNDWPVSRREDLGSLDDGKKQLKQLFRNLPAQQEV, via the exons ATGAggccggggggcggagggggcggtgTCGGGGTTCCGGTCCCGCGGGCGCCCCCTGCTGCGCGGCGGCGCGGTTGCCATGGGGACGGGCGCGGCCTGGAGGGCGCAGGCCCCGGAGaccaggcccaggcccaggccccgGAGGCGGCCGCAGCCCAAGACGAACAGGAG GGTGATGCTCCCATCACGGCACGGGTGGCTGAGCGGGACGTGTCCCCGCTCTGGGCCTTCACACTCAGCAGCCATGGC CTGAGTCAGAAGAACTGCTTAGTGAAGAATCCGAAGAGGTTTCGGAAGCAGTTTGAAGGAGAAGCAGGAAAGCTTAAGTG CTTTATTCCATAGACCTTCAGAATGCCTTCAGAGTATCATTTAGTTGTGGAAGAATTTCGCAAGAATCCTGGCATCATTTGGATTCAGAAACCA tacATCCCACTGAAGGCCTGGTTATCCAGAGGTGAATTTTCTCGCTTTTCTAAGACACGATTTACTCTGAACAGCAGAGATGATCACT ATGTTCATCTCACAAATGTGGCACTGCAAAAGACTGTATGTGACTATGATCCCGGGAAGATCACT GGCTGCAAGTGGGTGATTGGGCAGCTTGGACAGCCCTCAACCGCCAAGTGTGGGGCAGGGTCAGTGGAAGTTCTCTTTGTGGGTATGGAC AACACTTCCATCCATAGCCTCCAGAGCATTCAGAAGGTGATTAGCAGTGACAAACACTGCTTTGAGCTCTACAGCTATGACATCCTGATCCATCAGGATCTAAAGCC CTGGCTTCTGGAGGTGAATGCTTCACCCTCCCTCACTGCCAGTAGCCAGGAAGACTGTAAACTCAAGTGTCATCTTCTCAAAGACACACTTCATATTGTGGACAGGGAGAGCAG GCTCAGGGGGAAGGAGAAGCATGTTGGAGGCTTTGACTTGATAGGGAACGATTGGCCTGTCAGCAGAAGGGAAGACCTGGGTTCTCTG GATGACGGGAAGAAACAACTGAAGCAGCTTTTCAGGAATCTTCCTGCACAGCAGGAAGTGTAA